A genomic region of Dactylococcopsis salina PCC 8305 contains the following coding sequences:
- a CDS encoding DUF4359 domain-containing protein, with protein MKLRTWKISVIVSSIAVLGVGSAMAMTNPPRREYQTYAAKRMGDYLKEEVCADAPDAFGGILQKQCNNLVDGGKKPMADWIARSTDRQNYILFSIYKTELSLTAGLPSYEFKTIGAFQNFWTYQKKEK; from the coding sequence ATGAAACTTAGAACTTGGAAAATTAGTGTTATCGTGAGTAGCATCGCTGTTCTTGGTGTCGGAAGTGCGATGGCAATGACAAACCCTCCCCGTAGAGAATACCAAACCTATGCGGCGAAAAGAATGGGGGATTATCTGAAAGAAGAGGTTTGCGCCGACGCACCCGATGCGTTTGGAGGTATTCTACAGAAACAATGCAATAACCTTGTCGATGGCGGAAAAAAACCGATGGCGGATTGGATTGCTCGATCGACCGACAGACAAAATTATATTTTGTTTAGCATCTATAAAACAGAATTATCCCTAACCGCAGGTTTACCCAGTTATGAGTTTAAAACGATCGGGGCTTTTCAAAACTTCTGGACGTATCAGAAAAAAGAAAAGTAG
- a CDS encoding S1 RNA-binding domain-containing protein yields the protein MTSDFTPSSQSQANVPFSQDDFEKALPEYDYHFQKGQIVRGKAINYDSNYAYVDIGGKSPGLLPFAEANLGSIASFEEAIPLDEEIELLVIREQDADGQVTLSRKQLQEQRVWETLEEYQADKKPVEIVVTGSNRGGVKGEIMGLRAFVPRSHILASDNLDDLIGQTVTGILIEVNPEDKRLVLSQREAAKADAMGQIIAGSLIEGKIVNLKPYGAFVELAAGVTGLLHIKQISQKRVDSLESLFSVGETLKVMIVDVDEHQGRIALSTKELEHYPGQMLDSKAEVMAKAESRVQQAGNSEE from the coding sequence ATGACCTCTGATTTCACCCCCTCTTCCCAATCTCAAGCCAACGTTCCTTTCTCTCAGGACGATTTTGAAAAAGCACTCCCAGAGTATGATTATCACTTCCAGAAAGGTCAGATCGTGCGCGGGAAAGCCATTAACTATGATAGTAATTATGCTTATGTTGATATCGGAGGGAAGTCTCCAGGACTGCTTCCTTTCGCTGAAGCCAATTTAGGATCGATCGCATCTTTCGAGGAAGCAATTCCCCTCGATGAAGAAATCGAACTCTTAGTGATTCGCGAACAAGATGCGGATGGACAAGTTACCCTTTCTCGAAAACAGTTACAGGAACAACGAGTCTGGGAAACCTTAGAAGAATACCAAGCAGATAAAAAACCTGTAGAAATTGTGGTAACAGGAAGTAATCGCGGCGGTGTTAAGGGAGAAATTATGGGGTTACGGGCGTTTGTCCCTCGATCGCATATTCTCGCTTCCGATAATTTAGATGACTTAATCGGTCAAACCGTGACAGGAATCTTGATTGAAGTCAATCCCGAAGACAAACGGCTGGTTTTATCCCAACGGGAAGCGGCGAAAGCTGATGCCATGGGTCAAATTATTGCGGGTAGTCTCATTGAAGGGAAAATCGTTAATCTCAAGCCCTATGGTGCTTTTGTGGAACTCGCCGCTGGCGTAACGGGTTTACTCCATATTAAACAAATCAGTCAAAAACGAGTTGATTCTCTAGAGTCTCTCTTTTCGGTGGGAGAAACTTTGAAAGTGATGATTGTCGATGTGGACGAACATCAAGGACGTATTGCGCTTTCTACAAAGGAATTAGAGCATTATCCAGGTCAAATGTTGGATAGTAAAGCAGAAGTCATGGCAAAAGCTGAGTCACGAGTCCAACAAGCTGGTAACTCCGAGGAATAA
- a CDS encoding dienelactone hydrolase family protein, whose translation MSEIKTEEIKLNAGDVQVDAHLAQPTTSGTYPGVIVIQEVFGVNDHIKDVTQRLAKEGYIAIAPAIYQRQAPGFTAGYTAEDLEIGRKYKEQTKASELLNDIQSAIDHLKSLPNCQGNGLGCIGFCFGGHVAYLAATLDDISATASFYGAGIATETPGGGEPTITRTKDIKGTIYAFFGTEDPLIPLEQVDQIEAELKKQNIPHRIFRYDRADHGFFCDQRASYHPTAAQDAWERVKGLFQEILKQ comes from the coding sequence ATGTCTGAAATCAAAACTGAAGAAATTAAACTCAATGCGGGAGATGTACAAGTCGATGCTCATCTTGCTCAACCGACTACTTCGGGAACTTATCCTGGTGTGATTGTGATTCAGGAAGTGTTTGGCGTTAATGATCATATTAAAGATGTGACTCAACGCTTGGCTAAAGAAGGATACATCGCGATCGCGCCAGCCATTTATCAACGACAAGCCCCAGGTTTCACCGCGGGTTATACCGCCGAAGATTTAGAAATCGGAAGAAAATATAAAGAACAAACCAAAGCCAGCGAACTCCTCAACGACATTCAAAGCGCGATCGACCACTTAAAATCCCTCCCCAACTGTCAAGGAAACGGGTTGGGTTGCATCGGGTTTTGTTTCGGCGGTCATGTGGCGTATCTCGCGGCGACATTAGATGATATTAGCGCCACCGCGTCCTTCTATGGCGCTGGTATTGCCACGGAAACCCCAGGTGGTGGTGAACCGACCATTACTCGCACCAAAGACATTAAGGGAACAATTTACGCCTTTTTTGGTACAGAAGACCCATTGATTCCTTTAGAACAAGTGGATCAAATTGAAGCCGAGCTTAAGAAACAGAACATCCCTCATCGTATCTTTCGCTATGATAGAGCCGATCATGGGTTTTTCTGTGATCAACGAGCCAGTTATCATCCTACTGCTGCTCAAGATGCTTGGGAAAGAGTCAAAGGACTATTTCAAGAGATACTGAAGCAGTAA
- a CDS encoding DUF4351 domain-containing protein has protein sequence MGETPPCEYQFRAQEVKAFGFRTDGLMFPRSTDPNHPIILLEAQTKAKALLQRSQQELSEPSQRDNFVELLIELITRIFPEQSKEEVKRMLELVPVKQTRFYREVQEEATRSLVIRLLSRRFGEIPSTTQTQIEQLNLEQTESLAEALLDFTSLDDLTNWLEQSGNDNVER, from the coding sequence ATGGGAGAAACGCCTCCCTGTGAGTACCAGTTTCGCGCTCAAGAAGTAAAAGCCTTTGGGTTTCGTACTGATGGTTTAATGTTTCCGCGATCGACCGACCCGAATCACCCAATTATTCTTCTCGAAGCACAAACAAAGGCTAAAGCATTATTACAACGTAGTCAACAGGAATTATCAGAACCCTCTCAACGAGATAATTTTGTAGAATTATTAATAGAGTTAATCACTCGGATTTTCCCAGAACAAAGTAAGGAAGAGGTAAAAAGAATGTTAGAGTTAGTCCCTGTCAAGCAAACTAGATTTTATCGAGAGGTTCAAGAAGAAGCAACGCGATCGCTGGTCATACGATTATTATCTCGTCGCTTCGGAGAGATTCCTTCCACAACACAAACCCAAATTGAACAATTGAATCTCGAACAAACCGAATCCTTAGCGGAAGCATTGCTCGATTTTACTTCTCTTGATGATTTAACCAACTGGCTAGAACAATCAGGTAATGATAATGTTGAGCGGTGA
- a CDS encoding DUF2887 domain-containing protein translates to MKTDDIFYQIFQKSPGLAFELMGETPPCEYQFRAQEVKSFGFRTDGLMFPRSTNPNHPIILLEAQMQPDPQLYYRILNELTTYLRQYQPPNPWRVIVLYPERSVERVIPQMDQILAFCRLQRFYLNELPEQVSLGQEILKLIVTPQTEAETKAKALLQRSQQELSEPSQRDNFVELLIELITRIFPEQSKEEVRRMLELVPVKQTRFYREVKQEGREEGLEEEARSLVIRLLSRRFGEIPSTTQTQIEQLNLEQTESLAEALLDFTSLDDLINWLEQSNQN, encoded by the coding sequence ATGAAAACCGACGACATCTTCTATCAAATCTTTCAAAAATCCCCAGGATTAGCCTTTGAGTTAATGGGAGAAACGCCTCCCTGTGAGTATCAGTTTCGCGCTCAGGAAGTAAAATCCTTTGGGTTTCGTACAGATGGTTTAATGTTTCCTCGCTCAACTAACCCAAATCACCCGATTATTCTACTCGAAGCACAGATGCAACCTGACCCACAGTTGTATTATCGGATATTAAACGAACTAACCACTTATCTGCGTCAATATCAACCGCCAAATCCTTGGCGAGTGATTGTCCTGTATCCAGAACGATCGGTAGAACGGGTGATTCCACAGATGGATCAGATTTTAGCATTTTGTCGCCTGCAACGATTTTACCTGAATGAACTTCCAGAACAGGTGTCGTTAGGTCAAGAGATTCTGAAACTGATTGTTACGCCACAAACGGAAGCGGAAACGAAAGCGAAAGCGTTATTACAGCGTAGTCAACAGGAATTATCAGAACCCTCTCAACGAGATAATTTTGTAGAATTACTAATAGAGTTAATCACTCGGATTTTCCCAGAACAAAGTAAGGAAGAGGTCAGAAGAATGTTAGAGTTAGTCCCTGTCAAGCAAACTAGATTTTATCGAGAAGTTAAACAAGAAGGTCGAGAAGAAGGTCTTGAAGAGGAAGCGCGATCGCTGGTCATACGATTATTATCTCGTCGCTTCGGAGAGATTCCTTCCACAACACAAACCCAAATTGAACAATTGAATCTCGAACAAACAGAATCCCTAGCTGAAGCATTGCTCGATTTTACTTCTCTTGATGATTTAATCAACTGGCTAGAACAATCAAATCAAAATTGA
- a CDS encoding ABC transporter ATP-binding protein gives MLFKTSARSNPFPQSNLSINTSICAEDITMFFQSGRQEIPILKGINWEANKGSIQLLMGPSGSGKTTFISILAGLLTPSQGNVYLLGQEITKLSRKKRTAFRRRHIGFIFQNFNLFPALTAAENVEIILNVKGIQGKKARYEAQLLLEQVGLELYANQKPRDLSGGQKQRVAVARALAGNPPLIMADEPTAALDSKSGHQVTELLRRLAKENSCTVLIVTHDPRIRDVADQITDLEDGLIKPKT, from the coding sequence GTGTTATTCAAAACCAGCGCTCGATCGAATCCTTTTCCGCAATCTAATTTATCAATTAATACGTCGATTTGCGCCGAAGACATTACGATGTTTTTCCAGTCAGGACGACAAGAAATTCCCATTCTAAAAGGGATTAATTGGGAAGCAAATAAAGGAAGTATTCAACTATTGATGGGGCCTTCTGGCTCTGGAAAAACCACCTTTATTTCGATTTTGGCAGGATTACTAACGCCCAGTCAAGGAAACGTTTATTTATTAGGACAAGAAATCACCAAACTGTCTCGAAAAAAAAGAACTGCGTTTCGCCGTCGTCACATTGGTTTTATCTTCCAAAACTTTAATCTTTTCCCTGCTTTAACGGCTGCTGAAAATGTAGAAATTATTCTCAATGTGAAAGGAATACAAGGGAAAAAAGCCCGTTATGAAGCACAATTGTTGCTAGAACAAGTGGGCTTAGAATTATATGCTAATCAGAAACCAAGAGACTTATCTGGGGGACAAAAACAGCGAGTTGCTGTCGCTAGAGCTTTAGCGGGAAATCCTCCTTTAATTATGGCAGATGAACCCACCGCCGCTCTCGACTCTAAAAGTGGACATCAGGTAACAGAATTATTGCGACGTTTAGCAAAAGAAAATAGTTGTACGGTTTTAATCGTCACCCATGATCCTAGAATTAGAGATGTTGCGGATCAGATTACTGATCTCGAAGATGGATTAATTAAACCGAAAACTTAA
- a CDS encoding FtsX-like permease family protein, whose translation MVSLARKNLLEDIPRFIVAQAGILFAVSLVTLQTGIFTGFSFSTVALIDNASAALWVSSDSLVQLELTLPIPVSELIKARQVSGVDRAEGLLFSGVQWYPPEGQMARARIVGFNPNGQLYRPPKVLKGDLETLRDPYTVMIDRTDKDSLNVEKTGIEAQMNALPAKVVGITEGNASMISNPFVLTSLQNATAYLQAGGKSQLNCSLPQGSSQLECINRFQPAEEGEQDIQSPSDPREVVASDVITFILVKPEVGVELSTLKERLEQELNQVTVYTQKELSQKTQNYWQQRTGIGFILGLGTVVGIIVGTVVVSQILYSSVSDHLKEFGTLKAMGASAEMIYRVIIEQALWMAILGYLPAMMICLGLARLINSNQGTLLVITPESAIAIFIITIIMCIGSAIVAIQKVNRVDPAIVFKA comes from the coding sequence ATGGTATCTCTTGCTCGTAAAAATCTCCTTGAAGATATCCCTCGTTTTATCGTCGCACAAGCAGGAATTTTATTTGCGGTTAGCTTAGTTACCCTACAAACAGGTATTTTTACAGGGTTTAGTTTCTCTACTGTCGCCTTAATTGATAATGCTTCCGCCGCGCTTTGGGTGTCCTCTGATTCCCTTGTACAATTAGAATTAACCTTACCGATTCCTGTTTCCGAATTGATTAAAGCGCGTCAAGTGTCAGGAGTCGATCGCGCGGAGGGGTTACTTTTTTCGGGGGTGCAATGGTATCCTCCAGAAGGACAGATGGCGAGAGCGAGAATTGTTGGTTTTAATCCCAATGGTCAATTATATCGTCCTCCAAAAGTGCTAAAAGGGGATTTAGAGACGCTTCGTGACCCTTACACGGTGATGATCGATCGAACCGATAAAGATAGCCTGAATGTGGAAAAAACAGGGATAGAAGCGCAAATGAACGCTTTACCCGCGAAAGTGGTGGGGATAACGGAGGGAAATGCGTCGATGATTTCTAATCCGTTTGTTTTAACCTCCCTGCAAAATGCCACAGCTTACTTACAAGCAGGAGGAAAATCACAGTTAAACTGTAGTTTACCTCAAGGTTCATCCCAGTTAGAATGTATTAATCGCTTTCAACCGGCGGAGGAAGGAGAACAAGATATTCAGTCGCCAAGTGATCCGAGGGAAGTAGTCGCATCAGATGTAATTACTTTTATTTTAGTGAAGCCAGAAGTGGGGGTGGAACTTTCTACGCTGAAGGAACGTTTGGAACAAGAATTAAATCAAGTCACCGTTTATACTCAGAAAGAATTAAGCCAGAAAACCCAAAATTATTGGCAGCAACGCACGGGAATTGGTTTTATCTTAGGTTTAGGAACAGTGGTGGGAATTATTGTGGGAACAGTGGTAGTGAGTCAGATTTTATATTCTTCGGTTTCTGATCATTTAAAAGAATTTGGTACATTGAAAGCGATGGGCGCTTCGGCAGAGATGATTTATCGTGTGATTATCGAACAAGCGTTATGGATGGCAATTTTAGGCTATCTACCCGCGATGATGATTTGTTTGGGATTAGCTCGTTTAATTAATTCTAATCAAGGGACATTGCTGGTAATTACTCCCGAAAGCGCGATCGCAATCTTTATTATTACGATTATTATGTGTATAGGTTCGGCAATTGTTGCCATTCAAAAAGTTAACCGTGTTGATCCTGCTATTGTCTTTAAGGCCTAG
- a CDS encoding CNNM domain-containing protein, with the protein MSEITIVSDRKTHLEKLSARGDRAAKMALKLANNPNRILSTVKSGNYFGWNFFSGTMYRIRNDRSGRTRYGAKSFTIE; encoded by the coding sequence ATGTCAGAAATTACGATCGTTTCCGATCGTAAAACTCATTTAGAAAAACTTAGCGCCAGAGGCGATCGAGCTGCTAAAATGGCTTTAAAGTTAGCGAATAACCCCAATCGGATTCTTTCTACCGTCAAGAGTGGGAATTACTTTGGTTGGAATTTTTTTAGTGGAACAATGTACAGAATCAGGAACGATCGAAGCGGTAGAACAAGATATGGTGCAAAAAGTTTTACAATTGAATGA
- the nusB gene encoding transcription antitermination factor NusB → MKRKQPRRVARELVLLSQGQMGKDPEKISNQALDQIVLAAVRTLTHEVEETIENAAQELKRGQERLLSSETRATSLNSAKTMVSEAVELTETAMNRLGYAIELPEFLYIANLQEVRDYTVQLLTTIVEHREKIDDLIRASLVDWNFDRLPKIDRSVLRIAVAEMVFLDTPLQIAINEAVELGKRYSDEEGYRFLNGVLRRVSKQLTINK, encoded by the coding sequence ATGAAAAGAAAACAACCGCGTCGAGTCGCCCGTGAATTGGTGCTTCTGAGTCAAGGTCAAATGGGAAAAGACCCCGAAAAAATCTCAAATCAAGCATTAGATCAGATTGTATTGGCGGCGGTACGGACGTTAACCCACGAAGTAGAAGAGACGATCGAAAATGCGGCCCAAGAATTAAAACGAGGACAAGAACGTTTACTTAGTAGCGAAACCCGTGCTACCAGTTTGAATAGTGCGAAAACAATGGTTTCGGAAGCAGTAGAATTGACAGAAACAGCGATGAATCGTTTAGGATACGCGATCGAGCTACCAGAGTTTCTCTATATTGCCAACTTGCAGGAAGTACGAGACTATACGGTGCAGTTGTTAACCACAATTGTCGAACATCGGGAAAAAATTGATGATCTGATTCGTGCTTCTTTGGTGGATTGGAATTTCGATCGATTACCAAAAATCGATCGCTCGGTGTTACGCATTGCTGTCGCGGAGATGGTCTTTCTAGACACGCCGCTGCAAATTGCCATTAATGAAGCAGTGGAACTAGGGAAACGCTATTCTGATGAGGAAGGATATCGTTTTCTTAATGGCGTACTCCGTCGCGTTAGTAAACAATTAACAATCAATAAGTAA
- the ftsY gene encoding signal recognition particle-docking protein FtsY, giving the protein MVFNWFHRQFNEKEEKQDSGVSPDTVTEETQSETEVSPDTKTEETPVVAETTSSETEETQPETLSVEEEVVTPTWMQKSSGLDKLKESAIDDLPEPEPEATVTPSEEEEESAWSAQVLANQGRKPEEISEEEISWLKQLRRGLGKTRRNFLNQLKAVVGKGPLNEDAVMEIEALLLQADVGIEATDYIIETLQAKMREEALPLESAIAYLKEIVQEILERPFQDKNTPVTFAPEKDQLNIWLITGVNGAGKTTTIGKLAHLGQKSDYRCLIAAADTFRAAAVEQVKTWGDRANTEVVANPSQNSDPAAVVYDAITKAQSKGTELLLVDTAGRLQNKKNLMEELGKIRKVIDKKAPDAKIESLLVIDASLGQNGLKQAEAFTKVARLSGVVLTKLDGSSRGGVALAISKQLNLPIRFVGAGEGIEDLRPFSSYEFAEALLS; this is encoded by the coding sequence ATGGTTTTTAACTGGTTTCATCGTCAATTTAACGAAAAAGAGGAAAAGCAAGATTCAGGGGTTTCCCCCGACACCGTAACCGAGGAAACTCAATCGGAAACCGAAGTTTCTCCTGATACCAAAACTGAGGAAACTCCTGTTGTCGCAGAAACAACTTCATCGGAAACCGAAGAAACTCAACCCGAAACCCTATCGGTAGAAGAGGAAGTTGTGACTCCGACTTGGATGCAAAAATCAAGCGGATTAGATAAATTAAAAGAAAGCGCGATCGATGATCTTCCCGAACCCGAACCAGAAGCAACCGTCACTCCCAGCGAGGAGGAGGAAGAATCCGCTTGGTCAGCGCAAGTTTTAGCGAATCAAGGACGAAAACCAGAGGAAATCTCGGAAGAAGAAATCAGTTGGTTAAAACAGTTGCGCCGAGGGTTAGGAAAAACCCGCCGTAACTTCCTGAATCAGTTAAAAGCTGTGGTGGGGAAAGGTCCGCTTAATGAAGATGCGGTGATGGAAATCGAAGCATTGCTGTTACAAGCAGATGTGGGGATTGAAGCCACAGATTACATCATCGAAACCTTACAAGCAAAAATGCGCGAGGAAGCCTTACCCTTAGAAAGCGCGATCGCCTACTTAAAAGAAATTGTCCAAGAGATTTTAGAACGTCCTTTCCAAGATAAAAATACGCCAGTTACATTCGCACCAGAAAAAGATCAACTGAATATTTGGTTAATTACTGGGGTGAATGGAGCGGGAAAAACCACTACAATTGGAAAACTGGCGCATCTTGGTCAAAAGTCCGACTATCGCTGTTTAATTGCGGCAGCGGATACCTTTCGCGCGGCGGCGGTGGAACAAGTAAAAACCTGGGGCGATCGCGCGAACACCGAAGTTGTGGCGAATCCCAGTCAAAACAGCGATCCCGCAGCAGTGGTTTATGATGCCATTACCAAAGCCCAAAGTAAAGGAACAGAACTGTTATTAGTCGATACCGCAGGACGATTACAGAACAAGAAAAACCTAATGGAAGAATTGGGAAAAATCCGTAAAGTTATTGATAAAAAAGCACCAGATGCGAAAATAGAATCCTTATTAGTGATTGATGCCAGTTTAGGACAAAATGGGCTAAAACAAGCCGAAGCCTTTACCAAAGTTGCTCGTTTGAGTGGGGTTGTCTTGACGAAACTGGATGGAAGTTCTAGAGGCGGCGTGGCTTTAGCGATTTCTAAACAACTTAATCTCCCCATTCGTTTTGTTGGCGCTGGCGAAGGAATTGAAGATTTACGTCCCTTTTCCAGTTATGAGTTTGCGGAGGCTTTATTAAGTTAA
- a CDS encoding MFS transporter, translated as MSNSSEKLRLITKLAYGAGDLGPAITANVLVFFLLYFFTQVAGLPPGLAGGILMIGKIADAINDPIIGMFSDRTDSRWGRRLPWLFFGAIPFALLFILQWIVPEFSTNDTLNNWLLFGYYVLIGILFNIAYTAVNLPYTALTPELTQDYNERTSLNSFRFAFSLGGSILSLILAGIIFSAYPDNQQQQYFILGIAMAILSTIPIFWCSLSLQERDRKPLLSAKRKQQFVWILFPLALISGGYGILKFIQDSNIFFFVMGGLIMVLLAIFAITLIAHRKKYPIPQSPVSLPKQQTMALPFREQLKIVFNNRPFRFVIGIYLFSWLAVQLTASILPYFVVNWMGLPDSDFPNVALGVQGTALVMLFVWGAISKRVEKKVVYGLGIGIWMIAQIGLIFLQPGQVMGMYALAILAGFGVSVAYLIPWSMVPDVIELDELETGQRREGIFYGFMVLLQKIGLALGLFLVGQSLEWAGFVESIPGQAPPPQPDSALLAIRIAIGPLPMLSLIGGLILAYFYPLTKDVHQQICLQLSEKRNQ; from the coding sequence ATGTCTAATTCTTCTGAAAAGTTAAGATTGATTACTAAACTTGCCTACGGTGCGGGAGATTTGGGTCCGGCGATTACAGCGAATGTTCTAGTCTTTTTCCTACTGTATTTTTTTACTCAAGTGGCGGGACTCCCCCCAGGATTAGCGGGAGGCATTTTGATGATTGGCAAAATTGCTGATGCCATTAATGATCCGATTATTGGCATGTTTAGCGATCGCACGGACAGCCGTTGGGGAAGACGATTGCCTTGGCTCTTTTTCGGCGCGATTCCGTTTGCACTCCTGTTTATTTTACAATGGATTGTTCCTGAATTCAGCACCAACGACACGCTTAATAATTGGTTACTTTTTGGCTATTATGTCCTCATTGGCATTTTATTTAATATTGCTTACACGGCGGTTAATTTACCCTATACAGCACTCACGCCAGAACTGACACAGGATTATAACGAACGCACCAGCTTAAATAGTTTTCGTTTTGCGTTTTCTTTAGGGGGAAGTATTCTCTCTTTAATTCTGGCGGGAATTATTTTTAGTGCTTATCCAGACAATCAACAACAACAGTATTTTATTCTCGGAATTGCCATGGCGATTTTATCAACGATTCCGATTTTTTGGTGTAGTTTAAGCCTCCAAGAGCGCGATCGAAAACCCCTTTTATCTGCAAAAAGAAAACAACAATTCGTCTGGATATTATTCCCGCTTGCGTTAATTTCAGGAGGATATGGCATCTTAAAATTTATTCAAGATAGCAATATTTTCTTCTTCGTGATGGGAGGATTAATCATGGTTTTACTTGCAATATTTGCTATTACTTTAATCGCTCATCGTAAAAAATATCCGATTCCACAATCACCCGTTTCCTTACCGAAACAACAGACAATGGCGCTCCCTTTTCGGGAACAATTAAAAATCGTTTTTAACAACCGTCCTTTTCGGTTTGTGATTGGGATTTATCTTTTTTCTTGGTTAGCGGTACAGCTAACTGCTTCCATTCTTCCCTATTTTGTTGTGAATTGGATGGGCTTACCAGACAGTGATTTTCCGAATGTTGCGTTAGGGGTACAAGGAACAGCATTAGTGATGTTATTTGTTTGGGGAGCAATTAGTAAACGAGTAGAAAAAAAGGTCGTTTATGGTTTAGGAATTGGCATTTGGATGATTGCACAAATTGGTCTAATATTTCTCCAACCTGGTCAGGTGATGGGAATGTATGCGTTGGCAATTTTAGCGGGTTTTGGGGTGTCTGTCGCTTATTTGATTCCTTGGTCGATGGTTCCTGATGTGATTGAATTAGATGAGTTGGAAACTGGACAAAGACGGGAAGGAATTTTTTATGGGTTTATGGTTTTATTACAAAAAATTGGTTTAGCATTGGGTTTATTTTTAGTCGGTCAAAGTTTAGAATGGGCTGGGTTTGTGGAGTCGATTCCAGGTCAAGCGCCGCCACCACAGCCAGATAGTGCGTTACTTGCAATTCGGATCGCGATCGGTCCGCTACCGATGTTAAGTCTGATTGGTGGCTTGATTCTTGCCTATTTTTATCCTCTAACGAAAGACGTTCACCAGCAAATCTGTTTACAACTCTCAGAAAAACGCAATCAGTAA
- a CDS encoding late competence development ComFB family protein has translation MENLVAIEVEKQLKSFPQKRIENISKLDVITYALNRLPPLYAASKEGMAKQTEEGKENYQEKIKLTVQLAIAQVRRDPIRKATRITSPSYLGKMSVEGSDGV, from the coding sequence ATGGAAAACTTAGTTGCGATCGAAGTGGAAAAACAACTCAAAAGTTTTCCCCAAAAGAGAATTGAAAACATCAGCAAGTTAGATGTGATCACTTATGCCCTCAACCGACTTCCTCCTCTCTATGCTGCGAGTAAAGAAGGCATGGCAAAGCAAACCGAAGAAGGTAAAGAAAATTACCAAGAAAAAATTAAACTCACGGTTCAACTTGCCATTGCTCAAGTGAGACGAGACCCGATTCGTAAAGCGACTCGCATCACTTCGCCTTCTTATTTAGGTAAAATGTCTGTAGAGGGGAGTGATGGAGTTTGA
- a CDS encoding BrnT family toxin gives MEFEWDEGKRESNWQKHGVDFEDITPIFETDPVQWIDNRKNYGEERVNVLGEVEGDIFFVTYTKRNTKYRLISARRANSRERRKYYQSLLGRMETDEGQN, from the coding sequence ATGGAGTTTGAATGGGACGAAGGCAAACGAGAAAGCAACTGGCAAAAGCACGGTGTAGATTTTGAAGACATCACACCTATATTTGAAACAGACCCCGTGCAATGGATTGATAATCGCAAAAATTACGGTGAGGAACGGGTTAATGTTTTAGGAGAAGTTGAAGGTGATATATTTTTTGTCACCTACACTAAACGAAATACAAAATACCGTCTAATTAGCGCAAGGAGGGCAAATAGCCGTGAAAGAAGAAAATATTACCAGAGTCTCTTGGGAAGAATGGAAACAGATGAAGGGCAAAACTGA
- a CDS encoding DUF3038 domain-containing protein: MSQSSANVMSNEAPSTQSPKPWLWDNLPNYPVSVRGCSSRTAQEIDLLLLALEALELGSSEQMLATAKNLNLTDLIPNRVALWRLRCTNPWRRSYLRRYLELEPAKALTIIAANRSRQLTFLIRQLLLVEQQLREKDLPLQQNFRLNWYLERFRTHFRSRMNPRRARIAEYLASLDQLDELALSLLRKLLFATGSAGTQRLWCSLFDGEVR, translated from the coding sequence ATGAGCCAATCCTCGGCAAATGTCATGAGTAATGAAGCGCCCTCAACTCAATCTCCGAAACCCTGGTTGTGGGACAATCTTCCCAATTATCCTGTTTCTGTGCGGGGGTGTTCATCTCGTACCGCTCAGGAGATTGATCTGTTGTTGCTGGCTCTGGAAGCACTGGAATTAGGAAGTTCGGAGCAAATGTTGGCGACTGCAAAAAATCTGAATTTAACTGATTTGATTCCGAATCGAGTCGCCTTGTGGCGCTTGCGTTGTACAAATCCCTGGCGACGCTCTTATCTGCGACGGTATCTGGAGTTAGAACCAGCAAAGGCTCTCACAATTATTGCCGCGAATCGATCGCGCCAACTAACCTTTTTAATCCGCCAACTGCTACTGGTAGAACAACAACTGCGAGAAAAAGACTTGCCGCTACAACAGAATTTCCGACTAAACTGGTATCTCGAACGATTTCGCACTCATTTTCGCAGTCGCATGAATCCTCGCCGCGCTAGAATCGCTGAATATCTCGCTTCTCTAGACCAATTAGACGAGTTGGCTTTATCCTTACTAAGAAAACTTCTATTCGCTACAGGAAGCGCAGGAACTCAACGTTTGTGGTGTAGTTTATTTGATGGAGAGGTAAGATGA